The genome window GCACACCTTTCATGTGTGTCTTCAGCTGCGATTTCTGAGTAAAGCGCATCGCACACTGTTTACATTTATGCGGACGTTCACCTTTGTGTAGCATTAAGTGCGTTGACATTGAGGACCGCCAGGACGTCTTAAAATCACAACTCTGGCACCTGTACGCCTTCTCCCGAGTGTGAAATCGCATGTGAGCATCGCGACTCTGGTAGTGCGCGAACCTACGATCGCAGACATCGCATTGAAATGGCTGCTCGCGAGTGTGGCAACGGATGTGTCCGTCCAGTGTAATCTTCTGCGCGAAAgtctttttacaagtcttgcATTCAAATTTTCTGGCGGCGTGCTTTTCAGCATGCGCATCTAGAGCTTTTTGATTCGCAAAGACGCGGTCGCACTCCCAACAACAGTATCGCTTTGAGTCTAAATGCGTTGTCTCAACGTGAGTCTTTAAGAGTACTGCCTGCGGAAACGACTCCGGACAGAATTTACAGTTATACCGACGTCCCCATCCGTGATCCCCGAGTGAAGTTTGAGCATTTTCTTTGTTGGCTGTCCGCGACTTAGTCTCAGTTAACAGCCTCGTCACTTTTCTTTTCCCACCTGACTGTTCTTTAGACTTTTCCACGGGCTTTGCACAAACGTCAGAGCTGTGTTCCGAAGTCGATGCCATCGCACCCGTAGCAGTTTTGTCTCTGCCCTTATCGTTATTCGTCCTATTCTGTTTCGGCGACGTTTCAAACTGGAGCGTTTCTGATAACACGTGATCAGACCTCCGTGGGCTACGTTTAGCTTGTTGACTTTTTGGCGACTCCCGGATATTCTCGCTGCTAGACGATGGCACCTCTGGATCAGAGGTCACCATGGAAACTTCGGAGGCGGTTAGAACAATGTCAAGAGTTGCCGGGACGGAAGTGGTTTCCACAGCAACATCGGAAATAACACCAGTATCTGATGTGACGGATATGACGTCAGTAGCACCAGAAGTGTTtgtatcaaaaacattttcGTTAGCTAGTGGTGACTCCTGAACAACGCCAGTTTCAgaacattttctttcagttattttctCGGCAGGCTCATGCACATCCTTTGCAATTGGTGTCAATTTACTCTTGTCCTCAGTCGTAGTTTCTGGTTGAGCTCTTGCATCTAATGCAACTGGATGACATTTCTTTTGATGTTTCTTTAGTCCAAGCTTTGACAAGTAAGTCACCTCGCACTCGCTACACTTGAACTTCTCCCGAACTTTTGCGTGGATCTTTTTATGTTTGAACAAAGTACTGTATTCAATGAAGGCCATGTCGCAAGAGTCACATTTAAAAGGATACACCCGTTGTCGAATCCGATGATGTGACAGCAGATTCTGCCGAGTTGTGAAGACTTTGCTGCAATGGTCGCATGGGTAGACCCTCCGCGGCCTCGGATCTCCTTTGGCGGAACTTGGCTGGGTAGCAGGCGCTGAGGAACCTCTACTCCCTGTAGGATTCGATGGCTGGGTCCTCTGGTCCAGAAATGACGGCTGTTGTATTCTCGAGATCGACAAGCGGCTGCTCCCCGCGCGTTGCAATTCCTCCTGTCCACGGGATGGACGTCTTGTCGGAGGTGTCGCAGGTACATCATTACTGTCTTTCTTTGGGGCGTACCTATTCGTCTTCATGGCAAGTATTGACCGCAAAAGACGTACCTGTGGTAGAAAAGACGAAGAGGGATTTCAGAGAGGATTGTATCCCTATTGTTTTGAGAGAGGGGCAATAGGTCCTCTGGGGAAGCAGAACACGACGTATAACGTCCGAAATCTGCCCGAAAAAACCCAATTTTATTTGAGACGTTTTGGGAACATTACCCATGGACTTTATCAAAAATTGACGTGGATAATCACGGACATGTTCCTGGGGCCCTAAGATTTTAGGCGTTTACTGTTCAGTCCCTACCCACAATTCATTAATTGGCAAGTTATACTCCGGGCGCAGTGGACCGGCATCCAATCGTCCTGGTCTCGAAGGAAGCCTTTGCCTCGCCAGTCAGGCTCAAAGCAGCTTGCTAGGGCTGCCTATACTCCTCTCAATCAGTGGCACCATGTGACAGATAGATACTTAATTGATATGGCAACTAATCAAATAGGATGACGAATGGACTCTTGGGAGTCCGGACAGGATCAGGATTGACCTGCCAAGGGAACGAGATCAATCGAGACAGCTAGGCCCATCGGTATAAACCATATAAGATACTGCATGTATCCTGGAATGTATGCCCTGGAATAATGAACTACAATGAAGATATATTGACTTTGTCATTATTTGATTCCGGATACAATAGGCAATGCCGACACGCCTGACATAAACCGCAACCTTAGTCCTAGGGATTACGCGATGTACACCTGACCGTGTCTTCGACTAGTACTACCTGGGACCGATTCCAGGACAGGACAGCCATTCAGTTGAACGACCGACAGACCACTGCAACTCAATACACTGCCTGTCCATGTCGGGTGGTATCACGATCAGGGTATGCAACACAAAGACCGGTCCCGAGACGGGCCAGCTGATATAGGGGGGGATCTCACTCTCAGTCCAAGGCGAATGGTGAACCTCGTCTTGATATCTAGGATCACGAAAGTAAAACCTCCTACCTCTTCGCCTTTTTGGTTACGGCTCCGAAACAAGCAACACTTTCAACAACAATATCGTGTTGATATTGTACACACACGATATAACAGAGAGTGACAACAGCACAGCGATGGAGGCACAATCTGGACCCGGGACCATTACTATACACTCGCCATTGTTATTCTAAGCGTCTGTCTATTCTTGGCACAATCAATGGCGCGCTAACCTAGATAGCGTTGATTTATTTAGCGCGGGAGTATTTGATTTCCCAAGATAACGCCCTGAGATAATAGGGATAGTGCTTGTACCATTTATGACACAGCTAAGGACAATTGGTGTTTTTACGATAATATGGTTGTGACGGATTATGACTGAGTTTACAGCATGATACTGCAGTTGTTTAAAGCTTTTAGCCGGTCGTAGACTCTcggggcagcccattgcgtcatccttgGACCTGCACAAATCTTTGTACGATATGATCTCAGGTTCCATAAGCTAACTTGGATATACGACTACTTTAAACGTTATAAGTGCTAATTAGCCAAAAATTAATCAAAAGATTATCCGGACTGTATTGTTCCCACCTGGCATAAGGACACGCAAAGGTTGCATGCGGGATAGATATTGAACCTCTCCCTCGTTCTACACTCTCCCTAATTGGTCCAATTCCAAatgaccacccccccccccccgcctcacCTCGCCCTTTTAAACCGCTTTACGGTGTTCTAACCATCCCCAATTCGCCTTGGCCTCAGTGCCGAAATTAGacgaacgaaatcagcgcctctagtgtcaagatttcGCAACAGCGACAGGCTACCGCGGTAATATGGATCCCGGTAGGCATGGAAAAAGATATATTAGAATTTGTGTTTAAGTTTATCTTGAACGACGTTACAACCAAGTTGTCAagcattttgtttcaaaatggtgGTCAATGTTTACAGTTTTTGCAAATTTCACACTTTATAATGATTTTGAGAGATAACTTAAGGATTCACCGTGTATAGAAGATATTCACTTAAACAATGCATACTCAGACTACGTGTGTAAGTCTATTTAACTGCAGTGAACCTTGGTTGATCGGGTGCGGGTCATGGCCTTACTTGCTCGCTGCTGAGCCTGTAGTAGTGTTGCTTTTTAATTTCAGATTTTCTCCACATAATGTGATACTCATTTCATCCAGTGCAACTGTTTTCCCAAAAAATGCTGGGTGAAACATCATGTGGGCCGTTGTGCCAACACCCAGCCTGCTGGGCATCGATAAACCAACAACTGAAGGGAGTCAGACAGCGCCAAGTAGAGCTCAAGGATAACCTAACTGATAGCAGTGATGATGAAGACGGTAAGTATTTATTATCGGTAGGAGAttttaaaagattttaaaaGTAGTTAAAATGTTATGTTGTAATTCAAATGCTTTCATGAATCATGACCTTGCTGGTGATTGAGCTGTTGCTGGTGTCACTCTAGTCTAACCGTAGTctcctttttcaaaatgttttaatcaGGAGTCCTCAAAACTGAGTTATAaaataactttgaaaaaaattaatttcagaatTGCCTACTCAGAAAGTCTATAATATGCTTGATGACTATGGTAGTGACAAGCGAGATCGTTACCCTAGCAAGCATCAGGGGAGACCGAAGGAAAAACAAAAATCCGCTGAACCTATGCCATTTGGCATGTCTTTGTAAGTATAATATAAGTGTGAAGTCATTGTATGTAAATTGAAGCATGGTTGGTTGTTTTATTATCAATAATGAGTAGCTCCAAGCAGTGATCATATCTGGTGGTACTCATTGAAATGTGCTTGCCTTGATACTTGAGCGCTCTTTGCTGCAGTACCATAATGTTATCAGGAATACTATTTTTAACAAAAGATCAATTTATTCCTTGATTGCCAAATGCATAACATGGTTCCCTCGTGGTAATCTTTAGCTTCCATTTTGCAGACGGACTGGAACAACTGCTCCCTTTACTACCCCAGCTACTATGAGTGGTGGCccaagaaaatttgtcactccACAAATCACCTCTAAGACTATAAAAACGATACCGCAGTTCAACAAGGTAGAAGTGCAGGAGTTGTTTGATTTAGATGACCTTCAGAAGGATTGGCATGAGACTTTCTATGCCAGTAAATGTTTAGTTTGGGTGCCTGGAAAGAAAAAGACACCAAGGCCACCTGAGACTGAAAGGTAACTATGATTTGAATGTAGCAGTAGAGTACTAGTACTGTTAGCCAACCTGATGACCCAGAAATTCTGACAGTGCTTGATTTAACCAAAGGCCAGAAAGTGGCAGATATCCCCTTGCCTTGCCTTAACACCAGCAGAGTAATGACACTGTCAGGTGCCTTGGTCCTCTAGCATCTCAACTACTTGTCTAGTACTTGTTAAAAGCATCAAGGGGTAGGAAGAGTCTCTCAGATACCATCTATTTTACCTTTACACTGCAGAATGACAATCAGTAAGCTGAGCCAAGGCCCGGTGCCACTGCCAACGAAAGACATGACTGAGTCCATGGTTCCTGTAGAGCTGGAGAGACAGAGGGAATCAGAACAGTCTGTAAGTATCAGTGTTGACCAGAGTTGCATGCGTGTTATGTACACATTTCTTCATAGAAGTTTGTGACAATTAAGATGGAATAGACATGGGGCTGTGTATTAGGTGTATTAGATgtgttgattttgattttgtttgcaAGTATAAATTGGGAATGCTTGAAAAAATAGAATACTACTATGCATGATGAGTTAACAATTTAGTTAACACTAATTTGTatgaatattattattatagtatgacatgtatgagcgcttgttttttcatcaattgcatgttgatgatatttttttcccAATAACAGACACCTTCATGCCACATTCACCAACAGAAACCCACACAAagtattcaaatattttttcacaatttactATTCAATGTTTCATTCAGTTTGCTCAGAAACTTTGCCATATTTCCACTgaatcatttcatttgaaaaactcCTTTACAAACATATTTATATATTCCTTCTATTTTTCTCTCTCACTCTCAGCTTGTGCCCATCTTGTGGCCATCAGTACAGGTATTATAGTGTAATGGTCTCAACTCTTGCTATAGTCACGGGCCATCTGTTAGAGTATGAGCACAGAATGTTACTCATGCAAAAGTAGACCACCCAGATTCCTTGATGGTCATGTTTTGGCAATTTTACTCTTGGGTGTTATGAACCGAATTTCAATCGGTTGGCAACACAGTCCCTTTGCTGCACCTGTTccaataaatacatgtacattcattcaAATTCAGGCCATTTTGTCCAAAAGACGTGCCTCAGTTGTTGAGCTCATGTGGTATACTTTAGTGATGGCCCGTACTGCTGCTTATAATTTCACCTTGCTGTTGATAACGTTATCCTTATTCAAGTTTAGCATTGTAGTTTATTGCTtctgtacatgtaactgtatgATAAATTGCCTTAAAAGAGTCTTCGCTTTTACTGATTTGGTGCGATGGGTCACATATATTATACTACAATCTGTATTAGTATCGCAAAGAATTAGCTGTTTATAGACACTATCTTGCAATACAAGGTACATTATGTATATGCACTGTATAGTAGTAGCTCATTTATTATAGGTTAAAGTGCCTTTAACAGCAAATTGTGGAACAAATGGGAAATTCTCTATCTTTAATGTTTCTCGTATACTATCGACATAGAACCCACTCATCCCCCAACCTATGAATTACTAATACAAGTTCAATCTAATCAAGGATTGATTATACCAGAACCTTTCACTTCGTCATCATTGCACCATGCTTGATATTCCAAAAGACCTTGGCATCCATTTCATGATGTGGGACAAGTATTGCAGACTGTAGATCCACTTTCCATGTAGAAACCCTGTTTCTATACATTTAAGTGTTTGGATGattgaaatatacaaaaaaATAACTGTACAAGTTTAAGCATTTGTAAAAATAACATCATCTCCTTTGATCTTCAGCGGAGACATCATCGAAGGTCCATGTCACCAAGGAGACCAAGGTCGATGCAAACCAGGTACTGTAGATCAACATGCTTATCCTTTGAATTGATATAAATAACATAACCTTCAATGATTTTGGAGGGATATCACTTCTATTTCATGTTCGTTTCTCAGCTAGTTTCTTCCTTAgtgttcactctgcacttggtgatgtcattctccagggagtattcctcctccgagGCGGGATGAGTGTTTTTTAGGAGCCACTATAGTTGAGGCACCAATTGGGATTATTGGCCTAGGAACTTCGTCTTCGACCAAAGTTAGTTTCTAATTCACTTCAATTTTTCCAGGTTTATCAATCTGCTTGACCTACCCAGGGACATACTCCGAGCTGTCTTAGATAATTTGGAGCAAAGGTATGCATAATTCAGAAGTAAGAACACCacaacatttttacaagaaATGTTCAATTGTCTTTGTACCGGTAATTGGTTGAAATGCCCACAATAGAAAAGCTCTATTCTTTTAGAGTGAACTTAAATGACTTATCCGGCATCAGCTCTTTCAATAGCCACAGTCCTCAGTATACCCCCATCACTACCATGAAACTACCCCAACCTCAGGAAAACATTCCCCTATCCTCcctgataatttttttttcagtgatGACCTCACCAGAGACGAAATCCAGAATGCTCTACTCCAAGTTGTTCCTGAGTTTTCTCGTCATGAGACGGCGCTGACGTTGACCAGTAGCTCCATCTTACAGCAACAAAAAGTCAAACTCGTTGAAAGTCGAAATCGTAATGTACGACAGCCAGAGTTGCACCAGACAAAGCCTGCGTTCCAGTTGGATGAGCCTCCTCCACCGTAAGCGATCAGTTTGACATCATGTTGACTTTCCTTCAAAGCAATCACCTATTCTGGCCTCTTTCAGTAATTTGAATGCGATTTTCTCCTCCGTAATTTTCAAATCCTCCTCTGATGTTAGTCTTGAGGCAATCCATCacttatatgtacatgtaatatcaatgTCTCTTGCAGGCTACCAAATGATTATTATGATGCAGAATCTGTGATATCTTCCAATAGAGAGATCCGCTCCCTGTCagattatcctcctggtcacggCAAAAAGAAACCGCTACCATCTCTTAGAGGTAAGTCGAGCAGCTATAGCTGTCCCTTTTCTTGGCAATGATAGACATGAAAATAGGTCAGTAGGTATAGGACAATAAAGGACAGTTATAAACTCAATATCAAGCATCATTCACTTTCAGCGATCTATCTTTAATATCgaattttcattaatttcttttcattgtTTGCCTGAAGAGATAATATTGATTTATTCTTCCCAGCTCCCTCACCGAAGAGTAagaacaaaatgacgtcaatatcgCTAGGTCTTCCAGAAATCCCAACCGGCTACAAATTCACCAAACCATTTACGTATTATAAGGGTAGCGAGTTAGACTTCTCTCTTGGTAAGTTACTAGGGAGTAAAAATTACCTTTCAAGGTCTGTGGCCAGGAAATTTTTTCAAGTGTTAACGATTGGCCTAGGATTTATCTGTGTAAAACAAATGGTACTCGTAGATAGTGTTGGTTAAGAATGAGCTTTCCACTGAATTGTCATCCAATGGTACTGAAAATCACAGAAAATTGTGCGTAAGTGCCAAATGAACAGCCCCTCATAGTTTCAATGTGTTTTCAGCTCCAGTCACCAGTGTCGCACCATCAGAGAGGGAATCGATCACAAGGGAATCTGATGTTGATTCTACGCTCCATGTTACCATTCCTACCGTTGCATCAGAAAGAGATGAGCTGGAGTACACGTACCAACGAGGAACAGCTGTAAGTATCGCTATGATCAAATGTATCATTAGTTTCTAAATTTTAGGCAACTGAAAAAGACTTGTGTCAAAGCATAAAAAGTACCGGCGCTTGGTGCTGGAAATTTTGCTCCAACTTTCTCAAAATGTCCTAATTTGTTAATTCCAGGGTGAAGTGCTACATCATGTGTCTCCAGCCGATTCAACCAATGTTCCCAAGACACCTGCAGCCACCCCAGTCTCGCGTAGCAAGGCCAGTGGGGGGCAAGGACTCGGGTCACAGTCCTCTCGAGGTGTTGTACAACTCCCTGTTCACGCACCTCCAGCGAGCCCGGTCTCGATGGACACTACTAGTAAGTCCAGTGTAGCTTATCCCGAGTATCAAGGATATGTCGCCATGGTTGCCTCTGTTGGTGCCCAGGTCCTCCAGTATGCCCATTTTATGACAGGTTTCCTTTGTGACCTGGTTACCTCAAAGCACTAAGACTGTCCTGTTGTATCTTAAGTTGATTTCATAAGACAGTTCGCTTGACTTAATTTCTTCTTAAAACTGTTTCATTGTTGTACCCATGGTTCTCATCTCATTGCCTTGTTAAGGTTACCAGGTAAAAAACTGCACAAAATTTCGTGTTGTGGTATCAAACTTCTCTGTTTTTTTGCAGATCTTGGTCCAGTTCGAGAAATATCCTTCGACGTATTGCCAGAGACAGAAAAGGCGAGACAGATTGCCGAGCTTCAGAACAGTCACAATCAGTTAAAATCACGAGGTGGTCGCAGTGTCCATTTTGCCCCTGGAATAGCATCTCCATCATCTGTTCCTACTGGTGCAAACTCGCAGTCCAATACTCCCATAACTAATCATGCAGCCAGTCAGACACCGGTGACACCAACTGGCACGTCTGCTACTAGCATGGCTGTCACTGGTGCTCAGATCAGCCGTACGATTGATCCATCACCAGGTACGAGAGGCCCAGTGTTGGTCATTAGGGACAAGGACAGCTCAATCACATCCAGTCCTGAACTATGGCCTGTTGTGAACGAGGACGATTACATGCTTTCACCTGAGCCAATCCCACGAGCTGCTGATAGTGAAAAATCTATACTGAACGAGACACCGGATTCTAGAATAGCTAACTTGGACGAGAGGTCCGTCAAAGCTTTGACAACACCAGCTGCACGGTCTGAAGGTTCTGCTGGAATGCGTCCAGACATGTTAAAGCTGTTGCCTGATTCTGACTTCTCTCCTGCTCCTCCACCACCTTCACCAGAAATGAGACAAAGTGCGTTGGCAGAGTCGGAAGAGCTGGAGTCCCCAGATAAGCTAGAACGGAGGTCGGCGAAGGAGTTGTCCATGTTGCCAGTATTAGAGGAAGAGCACACGGATGGGTCGAATACAGATAGAACCGACGTAACAGCTGGCCAGCCAGAAACAGTGGAGTTAGCTGGGTTTAAGATGATTGCTCCAGTTCTAGAAGAAGCGACAGAATACGAAAATATGGCAAACAATGCTATCTCCAGCCTCATGATAAAACTTGGTGATAATTTCCCGACCTCAGAACAAATGATGGCAGACATGATGCGTAGGAATTCCGAGGCTTTGGTCGCTAATGTCCTGGAGGAGGAAAATCAGGAGATGACGGAGGATGGTGGGGACCACAATGGGTTTAAGAAAGATTTGCAGGAAGAGTTAGGGAACATAGATGAGAGGTTGGAAGATCTGAAT of Lineus longissimus chromosome 17, tnLinLong1.2, whole genome shotgun sequence contains these proteins:
- the LOC135501609 gene encoding uncharacterized protein LOC135501609 isoform X1, which gives rise to MLGETSCGPLCQHPACWASINQQLKGVRQRQVELKDNLTDSSDDEDELPTQKVYNMLDDYGSDKRDRYPSKHQGRPKEKQKSAEPMPFGMSLRTGTTAPFTTPATMSGGPRKFVTPQITSKTIKTIPQFNKVEVQELFDLDDLQKDWHETFYASKCLVWVPGKKKTPRPPETERMTISKLSQGPVPLPTKDMTESMVPVELERQRESEQSLVPILWPSVQRRHHRRSMSPRRPRSMQTRFINLLDLPRDILRAVLDNLEQSDDLTRDEIQNALLQVVPEFSRHETALTLTSSSILQQQKVKLVESRNRNVRQPELHQTKPAFQLDEPPPPLPNDYYDAESVISSNREIRSLSDYPPGHGKKKPLPSLRAPSPKSKNKMTSISLGLPEIPTGYKFTKPFTYYKGSELDFSLAPVTSVAPSERESITRESDVDSTLHVTIPTVASERDELEYTYQRGTAGEVLHHVSPADSTNVPKTPAATPVSRSKASGGQGLGSQSSRGVVQLPVHAPPASPVSMDTTNLGPVREISFDVLPETEKARQIAELQNSHNQLKSRGGRSVHFAPGIASPSSVPTGANSQSNTPITNHAASQTPVTPTGTSATSMAVTGAQISRTIDPSPGTRGPVLVIRDKDSSITSSPELWPVVNEDDYMLSPEPIPRAADSEKSILNETPDSRIANLDERSVKALTTPAARSEGSAGMRPDMLKLLPDSDFSPAPPPPSPEMRQSALAESEELESPDKLERRSAKELSMLPVLEEEHTDGSNTDRTDVTAGQPETVELAGFKMIAPVLEEATEYENMANNAISSLMIKLGDNFPTSEQMMADMMRRNSEALVANVLEEENQEMTEDGGDHNGFKKDLQEELGNIDERLEDLNGKDDDGEGSQGKGSEGSQGKRSGFGQWNWVQ
- the LOC135501609 gene encoding ubinuclein-2-like isoform X2, with the translated sequence MLGETSCGPLCQHPACWASINQQLKGVRQRQVELKDNLTDSSDDEDELPTQKVYNMLDDYGSDKRDRYPSKHQGRPKEKQKSAEPMPFGMSLRTGTTAPFTTPATMSGGPRKFVTPQITSKTIKTIPQFNKVEVQELFDLDDLQKDWHETFYASKCLVWVPGKKKTPRPPETERMTISKLSQGPVPLPTKDMTESMVPVELERQRESEQSRRHHRRSMSPRRPRSMQTRFINLLDLPRDILRAVLDNLEQSDDLTRDEIQNALLQVVPEFSRHETALTLTSSSILQQQKVKLVESRNRNVRQPELHQTKPAFQLDEPPPPLPNDYYDAESVISSNREIRSLSDYPPGHGKKKPLPSLRAPSPKSKNKMTSISLGLPEIPTGYKFTKPFTYYKGSELDFSLAPVTSVAPSERESITRESDVDSTLHVTIPTVASERDELEYTYQRGTAGEVLHHVSPADSTNVPKTPAATPVSRSKASGGQGLGSQSSRGVVQLPVHAPPASPVSMDTTNLGPVREISFDVLPETEKARQIAELQNSHNQLKSRGGRSVHFAPGIASPSSVPTGANSQSNTPITNHAASQTPVTPTGTSATSMAVTGAQISRTIDPSPGTRGPVLVIRDKDSSITSSPELWPVVNEDDYMLSPEPIPRAADSEKSILNETPDSRIANLDERSVKALTTPAARSEGSAGMRPDMLKLLPDSDFSPAPPPPSPEMRQSALAESEELESPDKLERRSAKELSMLPVLEEEHTDGSNTDRTDVTAGQPETVELAGFKMIAPVLEEATEYENMANNAISSLMIKLGDNFPTSEQMMADMMRRNSEALVANVLEEENQEMTEDGGDHNGFKKDLQEELGNIDERLEDLNGKDDDGEGSQGKGSEGSQGKRSGFGQWNWVQ